The Reinekea forsetii genome contains the following window.
AAAGCCAACTAGTGAGACCATGAGCGTCATAGTCTATGACGCTCTCTCGACGCTGACACTCAGCGTCAACTACCCATCCGTATGCACTCGCGCAGCGCCCCTTCATAGGGCGCGGCCGAGCTAAACAATCGTTGCAGGAAATGATTATGACATCTGCTCAAGTCAATATTGAGACCGCGCCCTTTCTGGAAATAAAGGGTTTGGAAAAGGCCTACACACCGGGCAATTTGATCCTAAAAGGCATTGATATCAGCATTGTTGAATCGGGTATCGTGGCCATCATTGGCCCATCCGGCACCGGAAAAAGTACGTTACTGCGTTGTATTAATCGCTTAATTGATCCGACCGCAGGGCAAATAATTTTTGATAACATGGATCTGTGTAAAGCCAGGGGCCAACAACTTCGCAAGCTGCGGCGTCAAGTCGGCATGGTATTCCAAGAATACAATCTGGTTGAGCGCCTCACCGTCATTGAGAATGTGCTCACCGGACGCTTAGGGTATATGTCGTCGTTGGCGGCCTGGCGGCGTAAGTTCAGTCAACAAGACATCAACACCGCATTCGAACTGCTCGATGCCGTGGGCTTGACTGAACACGCCAAAAAACGTGCCGATAGCCTGTCTGGCGGGCAGCGACAGCGCGTTGGTATCGCGCGCGCGGTGATGCAGAACCCACGAATTTTATTAGCAGATGAACCGACCTCCTCGCTCGATCCTAAGACCGCGGTGGAGATCATGGAATTACTGGAACGGTTCGCGCAGCAAAAAAACATTCCCGCCTTAGTAAACATCCACGACGTGTCCCTGGCGAGCCGATTTGCCAAACGCATTATCGGCATGAGTGACGGCAAGATTGTCTACGACGGCAGTCCGGATGGTATTACCGATGATCACCTGAAGCAGATTTATGGAGGTGAGTCATGGCTGGTTTAGAATCTACCGACGCTCAATACCGACAAAATCCGTTCAAACGTAACTGGCTGGTGACCGGCTCATGGTTAGTCTTGGCCGGCTATTTGGTATTTTCTTTTAATGCCATGGGCCTAACGTGGGATCGCTTTATTCATGGTCTGGGCATCGCGGACCAATTGATGGCGCGCATGTTTCCACCCAATTTTAGTCGCTGGGAACTGCTCTTAAGTGGCCTCGCAGAAAGCATGGAAATTGCCATCATTGCCAGCGTAGTGGGTATTCTTTTGTCCTTGTTTTTTGGCCTGTTCGCGGCGCGCAATTTGATGCCCAATTGGGTTACCGTGCCGATGCGCGGCTTTATCGCCCTATGTCGTACTTTTCACCCGGTGATTATCGCCATCCTGTTTGTGAAGAGCGTTGGGTTCGGCGCCTTGGCCGGCATTTTGACGTTAATTGTGGCCTCCATCGGATTTATCGCCAAGTTATTCGCCGAGGCGATTGAAGAGATTTCCTTAAAGCAGGTGGAAGCGATTCGCGCCACTGGCGCCGGCTTTGTCAGCCTTATTTTGTTTTCGGTTATGCCCCAGGTGTTTTCCCGGTTTATTGGTTTTTCGACCTATCAGCTGGATTCCAACCTGCGAAATTCCACCATGGTCGGCATCGTAGGTGCAGGTGGATTGGGCGGAACGCTGTTCTCGGCTTTTCAGCGCTTCGATTACGATTTTGTGGCTGCAATTCTGATGAGTATTATCGCGTTAATCATGTTGGGTGAAGCACTATCCAATGTGGTGCGTCGAATCTTTAATTAATCGAGTGGAGACTGATCAAATGAACACCGTAAATTACCACTGGCAACGCTTCACTCTGACTCAGAAGCTATCGCGCTACGCGGTCTATCTGGTCTTGGTCATGGCTTTGGTGCTGTCCATTCAAACCGTTGAAGTCATTCCGGAATTTTTCTTTGATGCGCCAGAGCAGATGGCCGATCTGTTTACTCGTATGTGGCCAATCGATTTCGCCTACTATCCAATTAGCGTGCACGGCGCGATGATTGAAACGCTCAATATAGCCACCCTTGGCACCCTGTTAACCCTGATCTTCGCTGTGCCGCTCGCCCTTATGAATGCCAACAACGTGGTGGCGTCCGCTTGGAGCCAGTGGATAGCCCGATTCTTTCTGGTCTCGTCTCGATCCGTTAACTCGCTCGTTTGGGCCTTACTGTTCGTGGCGATCTTTGGTCCCGGCATTATTGCCGGCGTCTTGGCGATAGCCTTTCGCTCGGTTGGCTTTGTCGGAAAACTCTTGGGAGAAGCCATCGAAAATATCAATATGGGTCCTGTTGAGGCCATCCAGGCAACTGGTGCACCCTGGCTGTCGGTCTTGATGAAGGGCTACTGGCCGCAAGTCATGCCTGCCTTTTTCAGCATCATCTTGTTTCGCTGGGATATAAATGTGCGCGAATCGGCCGTATTGGGCCTGGTCGGTGCCGGCGGTATTGGTGTGGTCATCAATGACGCGATGAATTTGTTTGAGTGGCAACGCGTATCGATAGCCTTACTGGCCATCTTTGTCGTCGTTATTTTGGCTGAAATAGTGGTGGTCAACATTCGCAAGCGGTTAATCTAATTGCCTATGAAAACCTTCAAAAACCACTACTTGATAATGCGTCATGGTGAAAGCGAGGCCAATGTGGCTGGCTTGATCGTCAGCGATCCGGCCATCGGGTGCACCCGCTTTGGTCTTTCAGCACCGGGGCGGCAGCAGGTTGGTGCCGCCGCGAGCGGATACGCGGGAAAACCCATCAGTGCGATTATCTGTTCCGATTTTTTAAGAACCAGCCAAACCGCCAAGCTATTTGCAGACACCCTGGCGTTGCCAACGCCACAGTCTAACATCG
Protein-coding sequences here:
- the phnC gene encoding phosphonate ABC transporter ATP-binding protein translates to MTSAQVNIETAPFLEIKGLEKAYTPGNLILKGIDISIVESGIVAIIGPSGTGKSTLLRCINRLIDPTAGQIIFDNMDLCKARGQQLRKLRRQVGMVFQEYNLVERLTVIENVLTGRLGYMSSLAAWRRKFSQQDINTAFELLDAVGLTEHAKKRADSLSGGQRQRVGIARAVMQNPRILLADEPTSSLDPKTAVEIMELLERFAQQKNIPALVNIHDVSLASRFAKRIIGMSDGKIVYDGSPDGITDDHLKQIYGGESWLV
- the phnE gene encoding phosphonate ABC transporter, permease protein PhnE translates to MAGLESTDAQYRQNPFKRNWLVTGSWLVLAGYLVFSFNAMGLTWDRFIHGLGIADQLMARMFPPNFSRWELLLSGLAESMEIAIIASVVGILLSLFFGLFAARNLMPNWVTVPMRGFIALCRTFHPVIIAILFVKSVGFGALAGILTLIVASIGFIAKLFAEAIEEISLKQVEAIRATGAGFVSLILFSVMPQVFSRFIGFSTYQLDSNLRNSTMVGIVGAGGLGGTLFSAFQRFDYDFVAAILMSIIALIMLGEALSNVVRRIFN
- the phnE gene encoding phosphonate ABC transporter, permease protein PhnE; this translates as MNTVNYHWQRFTLTQKLSRYAVYLVLVMALVLSIQTVEVIPEFFFDAPEQMADLFTRMWPIDFAYYPISVHGAMIETLNIATLGTLLTLIFAVPLALMNANNVVASAWSQWIARFFLVSSRSVNSLVWALLFVAIFGPGIIAGVLAIAFRSVGFVGKLLGEAIENINMGPVEAIQATGAPWLSVLMKGYWPQVMPAFFSIILFRWDINVRESAVLGLVGAGGIGVVINDAMNLFEWQRVSIALLAIFVVVILAEIVVVNIRKRLI